From Pseudoalteromonas viridis, the proteins below share one genomic window:
- a CDS encoding serine hydrolase has protein sequence MVKGFSLLASGLIISALLGGCGDTTDHRTAVQKHPGVWQKTAYGEVLDITPQRVQRYEFNTHACIKVAQYGLPQSSTEPRITQAQQRSKAQLQLTYAGEVYPHIYERKATLPDVCRSPLSVDATASPTQVFEYFWHAFNDYYAFFALRDMDWQAQYAHYRAKIHDEMSDDALFQILTEMIAPLADGHVSVARTPGRPFFVMKDAPILRAARGTASYYLRYDVQLSDEQVFSELVLDSLNVTQQYLSSDSIGSFGAQQEEKTLLWGKTQDNIGVLVINNFSLYSSEPDADETEHLSAATALIDSIIAELADTDGLILDIRNNIGGDDAIALAIASRFNTSKRLAFNKQALNRAGQGVLLSQSLQAHPDAYTQPVYLLTSQLTISAGEVFTLAMMHLPQVTLLGEETAGALSDMRFFTLPNGWEISLSNEVYRDAHGTLYEHSGIQPDISVPAFTMHALESGRFESYDHALTLLGKDPTPQLTVKEFERRLSALQQQGNIPAVAVNIIHDGQSVYQQGFGRADELGTAVDAHSRFYLGSVSKTLLGATLADAVERQLVDLDAPVMDYLNFAIDFPAPLSQAITLRQLITHTSGIMDTEQVYRCNYFVHADGSSLYNRLTQTFACGEPANTELGHFFAAYLSQSGASYQPSHFVSRFGLVNNEAAVYTNIGAALAGYVTEQASGQSLTQLTQDSVFTPLAMHRSEWAITQPETPVVQRYIHHPQTHTLIPLPDYGNITYSEGSAVSTAHDLGNFLIATMQQGKLNDTQGLKASVVAKMLSPQTTIPSISVERGFFWGVDGGKIYHSGDDPGVLTQIYGDLRQQRGFVLLTNGDSGNDSSAQAYDDIEQLVLTFSYGFNQTEINQP, from the coding sequence ATGGTTAAAGGCTTTTCTCTTCTCGCCTCGGGACTCATTATCAGTGCACTGCTCGGTGGCTGCGGCGACACCACAGATCATCGCACCGCAGTACAAAAGCATCCCGGCGTGTGGCAAAAAACCGCCTACGGTGAAGTGCTTGATATCACACCACAGCGCGTGCAACGCTATGAATTTAATACACACGCTTGTATTAAAGTTGCACAATATGGGTTGCCACAGAGCAGTACTGAGCCGCGGATAACCCAGGCGCAGCAACGCAGCAAAGCGCAACTGCAACTAACCTATGCCGGTGAGGTCTATCCACACATTTATGAGCGTAAGGCGACGCTTCCGGATGTTTGCCGCTCGCCGTTATCCGTCGATGCCACAGCCAGTCCAACTCAGGTTTTCGAATACTTCTGGCACGCCTTTAACGATTACTATGCCTTCTTTGCCCTGCGCGACATGGACTGGCAGGCACAATACGCCCATTACCGTGCAAAAATCCACGACGAGATGTCCGATGACGCGCTGTTTCAGATACTGACCGAGATGATTGCGCCGCTTGCCGATGGCCATGTGTCGGTCGCCAGAACGCCGGGGCGTCCGTTTTTTGTGATGAAAGACGCCCCCATTTTGCGCGCGGCTCGGGGCACCGCCAGCTATTATCTGCGCTACGACGTGCAGCTGAGCGACGAACAGGTGTTCTCTGAGCTGGTGCTGGACTCGTTGAATGTGACTCAGCAATACCTGAGCAGTGACAGCATCGGCAGCTTTGGGGCCCAGCAGGAGGAGAAAACCTTGCTATGGGGTAAGACTCAGGACAACATTGGCGTGCTGGTGATCAATAACTTCTCCCTATACAGCAGTGAGCCGGATGCAGACGAGACAGAACACCTCAGTGCAGCCACAGCGCTAATAGACAGCATCATCGCCGAGCTGGCTGATACCGATGGTTTGATCCTGGACATTCGCAACAACATTGGCGGCGACGATGCCATTGCTCTGGCCATCGCCTCCCGATTCAATACCTCTAAGCGCCTGGCATTCAACAAACAAGCATTGAATCGGGCGGGCCAGGGGGTATTGCTCAGCCAGTCTCTTCAGGCTCACCCCGATGCATACACCCAACCCGTGTATTTGCTGACCAGTCAGCTAACTATCAGCGCAGGCGAGGTCTTTACCCTGGCCATGATGCACCTGCCGCAGGTCACTTTACTCGGCGAGGAAACCGCGGGTGCTTTATCGGACATGCGTTTTTTCACCTTACCCAATGGCTGGGAAATTTCGCTCTCCAATGAAGTCTACCGGGATGCACACGGCACTTTGTATGAACACAGTGGCATTCAGCCAGATATTTCCGTGCCTGCATTTACTATGCATGCACTCGAAAGTGGCCGCTTTGAAAGTTATGATCACGCCCTGACGTTACTCGGTAAAGATCCCACACCACAGCTCACTGTAAAAGAGTTTGAGCGCCGACTGAGCGCGCTGCAGCAACAGGGCAATATTCCGGCCGTGGCCGTTAATATTATTCACGATGGCCAGTCAGTCTATCAACAAGGCTTTGGCCGCGCGGATGAGCTGGGCACGGCAGTCGATGCACACAGCCGCTTCTATCTGGGGTCTGTGAGCAAAACCCTGTTGGGCGCTACGCTTGCCGATGCAGTTGAACGGCAACTCGTTGATCTCGATGCGCCGGTCATGGATTATCTAAATTTCGCCATCGACTTTCCGGCTCCCCTGTCTCAGGCCATTACCTTGCGTCAGTTGATCACCCACACCAGCGGTATCATGGACACAGAGCAGGTGTACCGCTGTAATTACTTTGTCCATGCCGACGGCAGCAGTTTGTATAACCGACTCACTCAGACCTTTGCCTGTGGCGAACCGGCAAACACAGAGTTAGGCCATTTCTTTGCGGCTTATCTGTCACAATCCGGCGCAAGCTATCAGCCCAGTCACTTTGTCAGCCGCTTTGGCCTGGTTAATAATGAAGCTGCTGTGTATACCAATATCGGCGCCGCACTGGCAGGGTATGTCACCGAGCAGGCAAGCGGGCAGTCGCTCACTCAATTAACCCAGGACAGTGTTTTTACACCACTGGCAATGCACCGCAGTGAATGGGCCATTACCCAGCCAGAAACACCTGTTGTGCAGCGCTACATTCACCATCCACAAACGCATACTCTGATCCCTTTGCCTGACTACGGCAACATCACCTACAGCGAAGGCAGTGCCGTTTCTACCGCCCATGACCTGGGGAACTTTTTGATTGCCACCATGCAGCAGGGCAAGCTTAACGACACGCAAGGACTCAAAGCCAGTGTGGTGGCAAAGATGCTGAGCCCGCAAACAACTATCCCGAGTATCTCGGTAGAGCGAGGCTTTTTCTGGGGTGTGGATGGCGGCAAAATCTATCACAGCGGTGATGATCCGGGCGTGCTCACCCAGATTTATGGTGACTTACGTCAGCAACGCGGTTTTGTTTTGCTGACCAATGGGGATTCTGGCAATGACAGCAGCGCTCAGGCTTATGACGACATAGAGCAGCTGGTGCTCACCTTCAGCTACGGCTTCAATCAGACGGAAATCAACCAGCCTTAA
- a CDS encoding substrate-binding periplasmic protein, translating to MKYFLAIMLVLSLCSTKQAVADHQQILVAIDHAPPYSALDEKGNAKGLILDILNYIKHHSDEDIAVKAVPCPFSRCIRMLAQGEVDVMGGLVRTVDRERQMAFVTPPYMALSSSYVFYGHQHSGVTVKRYEDLIGKRIAIMRGAAFFPRFDQDTRLDKVEVPSERVAVDLVLKGRVDLVIAVEDTADLAMNVLAQPAHQLRKMDYRHTQVIYGHMAMSRTFAQSHVGQAFSEHMRKMAKNKVLDKLVAPYQLPAIPPQLLSEEALSTQTRTF from the coding sequence ATGAAGTATTTTTTAGCAATCATGCTCGTATTGAGCTTGTGTTCAACCAAGCAGGCTGTGGCGGATCACCAGCAAATTTTGGTCGCCATCGACCACGCCCCTCCGTATAGCGCCCTGGATGAAAAGGGCAATGCCAAAGGCCTGATCCTCGATATTCTCAACTACATTAAACACCACAGTGACGAAGACATCGCTGTCAAAGCCGTGCCCTGTCCATTTTCTCGTTGTATTCGCATGCTCGCGCAGGGTGAGGTGGATGTGATGGGGGGGCTGGTCAGAACGGTGGACCGTGAGCGCCAGATGGCGTTTGTAACGCCTCCCTATATGGCCTTGTCTTCCTCTTATGTTTTTTATGGCCATCAGCATAGCGGCGTAACTGTAAAGCGCTACGAGGACCTGATTGGTAAACGGATCGCCATCATGCGTGGCGCTGCATTTTTCCCTCGCTTTGACCAGGACACACGGCTGGACAAGGTTGAAGTGCCCTCAGAGCGGGTGGCCGTCGATCTGGTCTTGAAAGGGCGGGTCGATCTGGTGATTGCGGTGGAGGACACCGCCGATCTGGCCATGAATGTGCTGGCTCAGCCTGCGCATCAGCTGAGGAAGATGGACTATCGCCATACTCAGGTGATTTACGGTCATATGGCGATGAGCCGCACGTTTGCACAAAGCCATGTGGGACAGGCGTTCAGCGAGCACATGCGCAAGATGGCAAAAAATAAAGTACTGGATAAGCTGGTGGCGCCGTATCAACTCCCGGCTATCCCACCCCAACTGCTGTCAGAAGAGGCGCTCAGCACACAAACCCGCACCTTTTAA
- a CDS encoding mechanosensitive ion channel family protein, producing the protein MKVTHLSEVLAPWVGATPYSGLLIIGTNVLALVILLLVFWLIRQWLLPRIQHFLSENSTSKIGFLAPYLSKFSGRFSLVMCTLLFIAFKEALFIAPVWLFKVFGVVSQVLLVISIGFLLSSLVNIVNAIYNQQPFAKSVPIQSLVQVSKLLIFIVCAILVISLALDKSPTYILSGFGAIAAVTLLVFKDTILGLVASIQIAANRLLATGDWIQVDAFGADGEVIEVGLNTVRVRNWDNTVTTIPTYKIISDSFKNWRAMQESNGRRIKRAVYVDFDSIQLLSEPQLSTLSQTLPEVAQIIQDTPEQQWNNVSLFRRYAEAYLKAHPQVNSECLCMVRELAPTQYGLPVELYCFSRDKRWVPYEHLQADLLDHVLTVMPSFALRPYQVISSHQSEINHKKPE; encoded by the coding sequence ATGAAGGTAACGCATCTCAGCGAAGTGTTGGCCCCCTGGGTGGGTGCAACCCCCTATTCAGGCTTACTGATCATAGGCACTAACGTACTTGCGCTGGTGATCTTACTGCTGGTCTTTTGGCTTATCCGCCAGTGGTTATTACCCCGTATTCAGCACTTTTTAAGTGAGAACTCCACATCCAAAATCGGCTTTCTGGCCCCCTATCTGAGCAAGTTCAGCGGGCGCTTCTCCCTGGTGATGTGTACACTGCTGTTCATTGCATTCAAAGAGGCCCTGTTTATTGCCCCGGTGTGGTTATTCAAGGTTTTTGGGGTGGTCTCTCAGGTATTATTGGTGATCAGCATTGGCTTCTTATTAAGCAGCCTGGTCAACATAGTGAATGCGATTTATAACCAGCAGCCGTTTGCCAAGAGTGTGCCCATTCAGAGCTTAGTGCAGGTCAGCAAATTGCTGATTTTCATTGTCTGTGCCATTTTAGTGATCAGCCTGGCCTTGGATAAGTCGCCAACCTATATCTTATCCGGATTTGGTGCCATCGCTGCCGTGACCTTGTTGGTGTTTAAGGACACCATTTTGGGCCTGGTGGCCAGCATTCAGATAGCTGCAAACCGACTGCTGGCAACCGGAGACTGGATCCAGGTGGATGCATTTGGTGCCGACGGTGAGGTCATCGAAGTGGGGCTCAACACGGTGCGGGTGCGGAACTGGGACAATACCGTCACGACCATTCCGACCTACAAAATCATTTCCGATTCGTTTAAAAACTGGCGCGCCATGCAAGAGTCCAATGGCCGACGTATTAAGCGTGCTGTCTATGTCGACTTTGATTCAATTCAGCTGTTGAGCGAGCCGCAACTGAGCACGCTAAGTCAAACACTGCCCGAGGTTGCTCAGATAATCCAAGATACGCCAGAGCAGCAGTGGAATAATGTGTCTTTGTTTCGTCGTTATGCCGAAGCCTATCTGAAAGCCCATCCGCAGGTGAATTCGGAATGTTTGTGCATGGTGCGGGAGCTGGCGCCGACGCAGTATGGATTGCCGGTAGAATTGTACTGTTTTAGCCGCGACAAGCGCTGGGTGCCCTATGAGCATTTGCAGGCCGACTTACTGGATCACGTGCTGACGGTGATGCCGTCTTTTGCGCTGCGCCCCTACCAGGTGATCTCAAGTCATCAAAGTGAAATAAATCACAAAAAACCAGAGTAA
- a CDS encoding acetyltransferase, whose amino-acid sequence MLRRFLPAWFVGMLATMILLANTLLWGVVVFALGLVKCILPLRGVSELLHWAYKGWCRGNRLALWLGCAEVSLDLPEQMSEQAWYMLVANHISWLDIVVLSALERLPAPKFFLKDELKYVPLIGTGAWALGMPFMKRASKAKIAKNPKLKGMDVERTRHSCRHFRQHPTTVINFVEGTRFTAQKHQRQGGEFQYLLKPKAGGVAFALEVLAQQLDGLLDATVIYQSPDQHICRSFMCGKLQRIDVRIRLLSMDTIPLGNYQTDKQYRVAFQGYLNQLWLDKDAQLAAYWEQQHASDTLCVDEVKQA is encoded by the coding sequence ATGTTGAGAAGGTTTTTACCAGCCTGGTTCGTCGGTATGCTGGCCACTATGATACTACTGGCCAATACCCTGTTATGGGGTGTTGTGGTGTTTGCTCTGGGCCTGGTTAAGTGTATTTTGCCGCTGCGCGGTGTGTCTGAGCTATTGCACTGGGCGTATAAAGGCTGGTGTCGGGGAAATCGCCTGGCGCTGTGGCTCGGTTGTGCTGAGGTATCGCTGGATTTGCCTGAGCAAATGAGCGAGCAGGCCTGGTATATGCTGGTGGCCAATCATATCAGCTGGTTAGATATTGTGGTGCTGAGCGCACTCGAACGCTTACCTGCCCCCAAGTTTTTTCTTAAAGATGAACTCAAATATGTGCCACTGATCGGCACCGGTGCCTGGGCACTGGGCATGCCCTTTATGAAGCGGGCAAGCAAGGCGAAAATCGCCAAAAATCCTAAGCTCAAGGGGATGGACGTAGAACGCACCCGGCACAGTTGTCGCCACTTTCGACAGCACCCGACCACCGTGATTAATTTCGTTGAAGGTACCCGCTTTACCGCACAAAAACATCAGCGTCAGGGCGGGGAGTTTCAATATCTGCTGAAGCCAAAAGCGGGCGGAGTCGCCTTTGCGCTAGAGGTTTTGGCCCAGCAACTGGACGGTCTGCTCGACGCCACCGTGATTTATCAGAGCCCGGACCAACACATCTGCCGCAGCTTTATGTGTGGCAAGTTGCAGCGCATTGACGTGCGTATTCGTCTGCTGTCGATGGACACAATACCGCTGGGTAACTACCAGACAGACAAGCAATACCGGGTGGCTTTTCAGGGGTATCTGAATCAGTTGTGGCTCGACAAAGATGCCCAGCTGGCGGCTTACTGGGAGCAACAGCATGCGAGCGATACACTATGCGTTGATGAGGTGAAACAAGCATGA
- a CDS encoding acyltransferase, with the protein MSLIRQVLGLLLYAINTLIWFIPIFLLGVIKLLPISPLQKVASRIAKGCASLWVAGNNLNQSIVSPFRLTVSMPDSMKAQDWYLVIANHQSWVDILILQRVLHRKIPFLNFFLKKELLYVPVLGLAWWALDFPFMKRTSKSQLKKNPKLRGKDVETTRKACEKFKTMPVSIVNFVEGTRFTTQKHQRQSSPFKHLLKPKAGGIAFVMQAMGEQINQVVNVTIHYPGGIPSFMDFVAGRVDEVTVQIELMPVSADLIGDYSNDNEFRVRFQSELNRLWGQKDQQLEALVTNHSSPEVSAEQQQKSQQS; encoded by the coding sequence ATGTCGTTAATCCGTCAGGTTCTGGGGTTACTGTTATACGCTATCAATACACTGATCTGGTTCATTCCCATTTTTTTATTGGGCGTGATCAAACTATTACCGATTTCGCCCTTACAAAAGGTAGCCAGTCGTATCGCCAAAGGGTGTGCCAGTTTATGGGTGGCAGGCAACAATCTTAATCAATCGATTGTGTCGCCGTTTCGGCTTACGGTCTCCATGCCAGACTCGATGAAAGCCCAGGACTGGTATCTGGTCATTGCCAATCACCAAAGCTGGGTAGACATATTGATCTTGCAGCGGGTGTTACACCGTAAAATCCCCTTTCTGAACTTTTTTCTGAAAAAAGAGCTGCTGTACGTGCCGGTACTTGGGCTTGCCTGGTGGGCGCTGGATTTCCCGTTTATGAAACGAACCAGCAAAAGCCAGCTCAAGAAAAACCCTAAGCTGCGTGGCAAAGATGTTGAAACCACACGCAAGGCGTGTGAAAAGTTCAAAACCATGCCGGTGAGTATCGTGAACTTTGTAGAAGGGACACGCTTTACCACGCAAAAGCATCAGCGTCAGAGCAGCCCGTTTAAGCATTTGCTCAAACCAAAAGCCGGCGGCATCGCGTTTGTAATGCAGGCTATGGGTGAGCAAATCAATCAGGTGGTGAATGTCACCATTCATTATCCGGGTGGTATTCCCAGTTTTATGGACTTTGTGGCCGGGCGCGTTGACGAAGTAACGGTGCAGATTGAACTGATGCCGGTCAGTGCCGACTTGATTGGCGACTACAGCAATGACAATGAGTTCAGAGTGCGCTTCCAAAGCGAGCTGAACCGGCTGTGGGGGCAAAAAGATCAGCAATTAGAGGCCCTGGTGACCAACCACAGCAGTCCCGAGGTGTCTGCTGAGCAGCAGCAAAAGTCGCAGCAGTCCTGA
- the speA gene encoding biosynthetic arginine decarboxylase: protein MTWGLQTARATYNVTHWSEGYFDINDQGELVAYPDGDRAKPAISLVELTERFKEQGLTLPVLVRFTDILNSRVETMTQAFSQATAAKSYQGQYTCVYPIKVNQQRSVVSKLLAHPSGLVGLEAGSKPELMAILGIAKDPITIVCNGYKDSEFLRLAMIGQAMGHKVQIVIEKLSELDTLLKEIAILGIEPAIGIRIRLNSIGKGKWQNTGGEKGKFGLTASQVLSAVDKLKAQGKLHLMQLVHFHIGSQIANIRDIQRALRECARHYAELSQLGVPLKTVDVGGGLGVDYEGSGSRSACSMNYTVAEYARNVVGAFAEVAEQHGLRHPDIITESGRALTAHHAVLITDVIDVEKAPYQTVPSMPAQSAHHIQQELWSSLQRLTPRLAIETYHDAMHLFGDGHDQYVHGLIGMQQWAQIEQLYFTILQRVRECLNIHSRSHREVLDELNEKLADKLFVNFSLFQSLPDVWGIQQLFPVMPIAALDQPLTQRAVIQDITCDSDGQIREYVEGAGIESSLPIPPYQPGEQYHIAMFMVGAYQEILGDLHNLFGDTDSVHVELTETGYELSNAIKGDSVEDVLRFVHYDKAALAENFTTQISALAVDEATKADYLAQLHAGLSGYTYFED from the coding sequence ATGACCTGGGGTTTGCAAACCGCACGTGCCACTTATAACGTGACGCACTGGAGTGAAGGATATTTTGACATCAACGATCAGGGGGAGCTGGTTGCCTATCCCGATGGTGATCGCGCAAAACCGGCGATTTCGCTGGTTGAGTTAACCGAGCGCTTCAAAGAGCAGGGCCTGACCTTGCCGGTGCTGGTACGTTTTACTGACATTCTTAACAGCCGTGTTGAGACTATGACACAGGCCTTTTCACAGGCGACCGCCGCTAAATCTTACCAGGGGCAATACACCTGTGTTTATCCCATCAAAGTAAATCAGCAGCGCTCCGTGGTGAGCAAGTTACTGGCGCACCCGAGCGGCCTGGTTGGTCTTGAAGCGGGCTCTAAGCCCGAGTTGATGGCGATTCTGGGGATTGCCAAAGATCCCATCACCATTGTTTGCAACGGCTATAAAGACAGCGAGTTCTTGCGTCTGGCGATGATAGGTCAGGCGATGGGCCACAAGGTGCAAATCGTGATTGAGAAACTCTCTGAGCTGGATACCTTGCTCAAGGAAATCGCGATTTTGGGCATTGAGCCGGCCATAGGTATTCGCATCCGCCTTAACTCTATTGGTAAAGGTAAGTGGCAAAACACTGGGGGTGAAAAAGGCAAATTTGGCCTGACGGCCAGCCAGGTGCTCAGTGCGGTTGATAAGCTCAAAGCGCAAGGCAAACTGCACTTAATGCAGCTGGTGCACTTTCATATTGGCTCGCAAATCGCCAATATCCGCGACATTCAGCGTGCCCTGCGCGAGTGTGCCCGCCACTATGCCGAGTTGTCTCAGCTGGGCGTGCCGTTAAAAACGGTCGATGTGGGTGGTGGCCTGGGCGTGGACTATGAAGGGTCTGGCTCTCGTAGCGCCTGTTCAATGAACTACACGGTGGCGGAATATGCCCGTAACGTTGTCGGCGCCTTTGCCGAGGTGGCAGAGCAGCACGGGTTGCGTCATCCGGATATTATTACTGAATCCGGCCGGGCATTGACGGCACACCATGCGGTGCTGATCACCGATGTGATAGACGTTGAAAAAGCGCCGTACCAGACAGTTCCGAGTATGCCGGCCCAATCTGCCCATCATATCCAGCAGGAGCTGTGGTCATCATTGCAAAGGCTGACGCCCAGGCTGGCCATAGAAACCTACCACGATGCCATGCATCTGTTTGGAGATGGTCATGACCAATATGTGCACGGCCTGATAGGCATGCAGCAATGGGCGCAAATTGAACAACTGTACTTTACTATCCTGCAAAGGGTCAGAGAGTGCCTGAATATTCATTCGCGCTCTCACCGTGAGGTGCTCGATGAGCTTAATGAAAAGCTCGCGGATAAGTTGTTCGTGAACTTCTCTTTGTTCCAGTCTTTACCCGATGTCTGGGGGATCCAGCAGCTGTTCCCGGTAATGCCCATTGCGGCGTTGGATCAGCCGCTCACTCAGCGCGCGGTGATCCAGGATATTACCTGTGACTCGGATGGCCAGATCCGGGAATACGTAGAAGGCGCGGGGATCGAATCCAGCCTGCCTATTCCGCCTTATCAGCCCGGTGAGCAATACCATATTGCGATGTTTATGGTCGGGGCATATCAGGAAATTCTTGGCGATTTACACAATCTGTTCGGAGATACCGACTCAGTGCATGTGGAACTCACCGAGACAGGGTACGAGCTGAGCAACGCCATCAAAGGCGACAGTGTGGAAGATGTACTGAGATTTGTACACTATGATAAAGCCGCGCTGGCTGAGAACTTTACCACGCAAATCTCTGCTCTGGCGGTTGATGAGGCGACCAAAGCCGACTATCTGGCACAATTACATGCCGGGCTCAGCGGTTATACCTATTTTGAAGACTAA
- the speE gene encoding polyamine aminopropyltransferase: MSNLEANRWFTEISDRDGSAFSLRVNRKLDEIQSPFQNVEMYETTDFGNLMIIDGCTMVSTRENFFYHEMMSHPALFSHPAPKNVVIIGGGDCGTLREVLKHPGVETVTQIDIDEVVTQMALKYFPELCASNDDPRATVMFDDGIKYMHDAAPESVDVVIVDGTDPVGPGEGLFNHAFYTSCLKALRPGGILVQQSESPLMHMTLLKEMRQAMLDVGFVDLQTLPFPQPIYPSGLWSATLARKGEPFNGFREQDAKQADFDTEYYNTGIHKGALATPGFMRRAFENKD; encoded by the coding sequence ATGTCAAATTTAGAAGCTAACCGCTGGTTTACTGAGATCAGCGACCGTGATGGCAGCGCGTTCTCACTGCGCGTTAACCGTAAACTGGACGAGATCCAGTCGCCATTTCAGAATGTTGAAATGTATGAAACCACAGACTTTGGCAATCTGATGATCATTGATGGCTGTACTATGGTCAGCACCCGGGAAAACTTTTTCTATCATGAAATGATGAGCCACCCGGCTTTGTTTTCTCATCCGGCACCTAAAAATGTGGTGATCATTGGTGGTGGAGACTGCGGCACACTCCGTGAAGTGCTCAAGCACCCTGGTGTAGAAACCGTGACCCAAATCGACATTGACGAAGTCGTCACGCAAATGGCCTTAAAATATTTCCCGGAGCTGTGCGCCTCTAACGACGACCCGCGCGCCACTGTGATGTTTGATGATGGCATCAAATATATGCACGACGCCGCACCGGAGTCAGTCGATGTGGTTATCGTCGATGGCACCGATCCGGTTGGACCGGGTGAAGGCCTGTTCAACCACGCATTTTATACCAGCTGTCTGAAGGCGTTGCGCCCGGGCGGTATTCTGGTACAACAAAGTGAATCGCCGCTGATGCACATGACTCTACTGAAAGAAATGCGCCAGGCCATGCTGGATGTAGGTTTTGTGGATCTGCAAACCCTGCCATTCCCGCAGCCCATCTACCCAAGCGGTTTATGGTCAGCGACGCTGGCGCGTAAAGGCGAGCCGTTTAATGGCTTCCGTGAGCAAGACGCCAAGCAGGCCGACTTTGACACTGAGTATTACAATACCGGAATACACAAAGGTGCGCTGGCAACTCCAGGGTTTATGCGCCGAGCCTTTGAAAACAAGGATTAA
- the hemE gene encoding uroporphyrinogen decarboxylase has protein sequence MSELKNDRYLRALMKQPVDVTPVWMMRQAGRYLPEYRATRAQAGDFMSLCKNAELACEVTLQPLRRYPLDAAILFSDILTIPDAMGLGLYFETGEGPKFERPISSLSDVQKLPKLDPTDELGYVMNAVSTIRRELKGEVPLIGFSGSPWTLATYMIEGGSSKTFGKIKKMAFAEPKTLHLLLDKVADSVIDYLNAQVKAGAQSLMIFDSWGGVLSPRDYKEFSLQYMHKIVDGLIRENDGRKVPVTLFTKNGGQWIEAIAATGCDAVGLDWTIDIADARRRVGDKVALQGNMDPSMLHGTPERIREEVQHILSGYGQGSGHVFNLGHGITPDVDPENAGVFINAVHEFSRQYHQD, from the coding sequence ATGAGCGAGTTGAAAAATGATCGTTACCTGCGCGCGTTGATGAAACAACCCGTAGATGTTACGCCCGTTTGGATGATGCGTCAGGCTGGCCGCTATCTTCCTGAGTATCGAGCGACCCGAGCGCAAGCCGGCGACTTTATGAGTCTGTGTAAAAACGCAGAACTGGCCTGTGAAGTAACCCTTCAGCCGTTGCGTCGTTACCCGCTTGATGCGGCGATCTTATTCAGCGACATCCTGACTATCCCGGATGCGATGGGACTGGGCCTGTATTTTGAAACCGGTGAAGGTCCTAAGTTTGAGCGTCCAATCAGCTCGCTGAGCGATGTACAAAAGCTGCCAAAGCTGGATCCAACCGATGAGCTGGGTTATGTGATGAATGCGGTCAGCACCATTCGCCGCGAGCTTAAAGGCGAAGTGCCGCTGATCGGCTTCTCTGGTTCACCCTGGACGCTGGCGACTTACATGATTGAAGGCGGCAGCAGCAAAACCTTCGGTAAAATCAAGAAAATGGCCTTTGCTGAGCCTAAGACATTGCACCTGTTGCTTGATAAAGTCGCAGACTCCGTCATTGATTATTTGAATGCGCAGGTTAAAGCTGGTGCGCAGTCGCTGATGATCTTTGACTCATGGGGTGGGGTGCTGAGCCCGCGTGACTACAAAGAGTTCTCTTTGCAGTACATGCATAAGATTGTTGATGGTCTGATCCGTGAAAACGATGGCCGTAAGGTACCGGTTACCCTGTTCACCAAAAATGGCGGCCAGTGGATTGAAGCGATTGCGGCAACGGGATGTGATGCTGTTGGCCTGGACTGGACAATCGACATTGCCGATGCCAGACGTCGTGTGGGTGACAAAGTAGCCCTGCAGGGCAATATGGACCCTTCTATGCTGCACGGCACGCCTGAGCGTATTCGAGAAGAGGTACAACACATCCTGTCTGGTTACGGTCAGGGTTCGGGCCATGTGTTTAACCTGGGCCATGGTATTACTCCGGATGTTGACCCGGAAAATGCCGGTGTGTTTATCAACGCTGTGCATGAATTCAGCCGTCAGTATCACCAGGACTAA
- the rsd gene encoding sigma D regulator, translating to MLSRLEQAQQRWGGSHSVIDNWLAERQELLLLYCKVAGLSPFEQDDHALPDQLQIQTFCQILMDYLSAGHFEIYDNLVAACKEKGPQSLKLAQSLYPRITDTTDLALDFNDKYAEAQSDNLMSDFDKDLSELGEALELRFALEDELIDNLYANHSED from the coding sequence ATGCTGTCACGCTTAGAACAAGCCCAACAAAGGTGGGGAGGTAGCCATAGCGTTATCGACAATTGGTTAGCTGAACGACAGGAGCTTTTGCTGCTGTATTGTAAGGTTGCAGGCCTGTCTCCGTTTGAACAGGACGACCACGCCCTACCTGATCAGCTACAGATCCAGACATTTTGTCAGATCCTGATGGATTACCTGTCCGCCGGGCATTTTGAAATTTATGACAACCTGGTTGCCGCCTGTAAAGAAAAGGGCCCACAAAGCCTCAAGCTGGCGCAATCGCTGTACCCCAGGATCACGGATACCACCGACCTGGCACTGGACTTCAACGACAAGTATGCAGAGGCGCAGTCAGACAACCTGATGTCAGACTTTGATAAAGATCTCTCTGAGCTGGGTGAAGCGCTGGAGCTGCGCTTTGCACTCGAAGATGAGCTGATTGATAACCTGTATGCGAATCACAGCGAAGACTGA